CTTCCTCGAGCTGCTCCACCAGCAGATGCACGACCCCGTGCTCACCGAGCAGTGCCTGCGTCACGTCCATGGTCGTCGCCCTTTCCGGCTCACGCCGAGCCTTCGGCATCTCGTATCAACATCGTCAGCTCCGAGGCGTCGACCGTATACCGCTCGGCGCAGAACTCGCACCGCACATCCGCCTTGCCTTCGTTCTGGACCATGTCCTCGATCTCTCCGGCGCCGAGAAGCAGGAGCGCGCCGAGCACGCGCTCGCGGGTGCACGAGCAGGCGAAGCGGACAGGCGCATCGGCAATGCGCCGGACCTCGAGGCCGGCGAGCACGGCAGCGAGAATATCGTCCGGTCCGGCGCCGTTGCGGATCAGCGAGGTCACGTGCGGCAAGGCGGCAACGTTGCGCTCGACGAGCTCCGTCAGGTCCGGTGCAGCCCCGTGCAGGATCTGCACCAGGAAGCCGCCCGCGGCGCCGACCGTGCCGTCGACGTTCACGAACACGCCGAGCGCCGTCGCCGACGGCATTTGCTCCGACGTGACCAGGTAGTGCGCGATGTCCTCGGCGATCTCGCCGGACACGAGTTTCATGACGCTCCGGTACGGCTCTTTGTTCCAGGGCTGCGTCCGCATGACGCAGAGCAGACCCTCGCCGATCGCGCCGGCGACGTCGAGCTTGCCGTTCCTCGACGGAAGATGCGTCCCGGGGCGGGAAACGTAGCCGCGCACGCGGCCGTCGCCATTGGTCGTCACCATGACGCGCCGGAGCGGGCCGTCGCCCACGAGCTCGATCGAGAGTCCTTCCTCGTCCTTCATCGTCGCGCCGAGAAGGAGCCCGGCGGTGAGGGTCCGGCCGAGGGCCGCCGTTGCCGTCGGATAGGTACCGTGACGGAGGCGAGCCTCCTCCACGACGTCGGTCGTGATCGCGGCCATCGCGCGGATCGTCTCGCCTGCCGCGCTCGCGCGCAGGAGAATGGCGCCGTTGCCGCTCATTTGGCCCCTTTCGCGGCGCGCGTCGCGTCGAAAGGCACCGCCAATGTGCGCGGCGGCAGGCACGTCTCCTCGTTGCACGCCTGATAGCCGAGCGTGGCATCGAAGTGCCCAGGCGGCACCCCTGCCACGCGCACGCCGATCGTGAAGGTACCCTCGTAGAGCCTGAGGGCGGTTCCCGGCGCGAAGCCGAGCCCGTGAATCACGGGCTCCGGATAGCGGATGCTCTGTACCGTCACACCGGACGGCGGCGTGATCTCGAGCGTCGTCGGAATCAAGTACGGGCGGTCGGGGTCGTTGGAGTTCACATGCCAACCCTTCTCGATCGTGACGGTGAGCGCGAGCTCCGACGGGCTCGTGCCGCTTCCGCCGGTCGTCACGCGCCAGGCGGCATCGAGGGTCGGACCCCCGGCGGCGACCGGCGACCACCACGTGACGACGCCGAGCACCGCCGCACCCAGCACCGGGCCGATCACGCGCAGAACTCCGCGAGCCCGCGGACGAAGGTTGCTTGCGGCGGGTAGCGCATCCGGATACAGCCTCGCGCCCATATGCGGATCACGCGAACGCTCCTGGTCGCCTTGCTCGCCTGGCTCGTCTCGACGACGTCGGCGTCCGCGGATGGTTCGTGCCTCGAATTGCGCGAGTGGGGCGTACGCGCGGGCGGCGGCATCAACTCGTCGAGCCTGATTCAGTACTACGCCATCCATCCGTACTGGGGCCTTTCGCTGTGGGATCCTGCTTCGAGGTGGTTCGAGAAGTACGGCATCCGAGCATTGTGGATGATCGAGCCTTGGGCCGCGTACGTCAACGACGACAACGGGAGGCACAAGACCGACAGCTTCGAGATCGGCATGAACGCCCTCTTCGTCCGCTTGGTGTTCGGCGAGGCGACGCTGCGGCCGTTCATCGAAGCCGGGGAGGGCGCCGTGTACACCGACCTCCGCAAGCAGGATCTCGGGACGCGGCTGCAATTCACGTCGACCATCGGCGGCGGGCTC
Above is a genomic segment from Deltaproteobacteria bacterium containing:
- the hslO gene encoding Hsp33 family molecular chaperone HslO, translating into MSGNGAILLRASAAGETIRAMAAITTDVVEEARLRHGTYPTATAALGRTLTAGLLLGATMKDEEGLSIELVGDGPLRRVMVTTNGDGRVRGYVSRPGTHLPSRNGKLDVAGAIGEGLLCVMRTQPWNKEPYRSVMKLVSGEIAEDIAHYLVTSEQMPSATALGVFVNVDGTVGAAGGFLVQILHGAAPDLTELVERNVAALPHVTSLIRNGAGPDDILAAVLAGLEVRRIADAPVRFACSCTRERVLGALLLLGAGEIEDMVQNEGKADVRCEFCAERYTVDASELTMLIRDAEGSA
- a CDS encoding acyloxyacyl hydrolase, with amino-acid sequence MRITRTLLVALLAWLVSTTSASADGSCLELREWGVRAGGGINSSSLIQYYAIHPYWGLSLWDPASRWFEKYGIRALWMIEPWAAYVNDDNGRHKTDSFEIGMNALFVRLVFGEATLRPFIEAGEGAVYTDLRKQDLGTRLQFTSTIGGGLEYEVRPGVAVGLQARFRHMSNAGMASSNPGINTVYGLIGLTFR